From the genome of Candidatus Saccharimonadales bacterium, one region includes:
- a CDS encoding prepilin-type N-terminal cleavage/methylation domain-containing protein, with product MGIFGNKRAPSKGFTVVEIITVLAVIGILVSIVILLYPGYQKRSRDNERKSDMSQLAAAMGAYAVQKNNYMSTGSGCGLFGDGSGWISLGPPDGGGWYPKAVTTCLQEAGVISNASDFMDPLGCKSDSGGVCGSWQSTPAQAYMKATCTKNGAPITYFMTHLETEPLNNSAIDALCDVGSLPWFDANGQKWGTNYGMNYYVVAK from the coding sequence ATGGGCATATTCGGAAACAAACGCGCTCCCTCAAAAGGTTTTACGGTTGTCGAAATTATTACGGTGCTCGCCGTGATTGGTATTTTAGTGTCAATCGTGATCCTTCTTTATCCTGGATACCAAAAACGATCAAGAGATAATGAGCGCAAGAGCGATATGAGCCAATTGGCGGCAGCCATGGGCGCGTACGCTGTCCAGAAAAATAACTATATGAGCACAGGAAGCGGCTGCGGATTGTTTGGCGACGGTAGCGGTTGGATCAGTCTTGGCCCACCAGATGGCGGTGGTTGGTATCCAAAAGCAGTTACGACGTGTTTACAAGAGGCAGGCGTGATTTCGAATGCCAGTGATTTCATGGATCCTTTAGGGTGCAAGTCAGACTCGGGAGGTGTGTGCGGCTCATGGCAGTCTACACCGGCTCAGGCCTACATGAAGGCCACTTGCACGAAAAACGGCGCCCCGATCACCTACTTTATGACGCACCTTGAAACAGAACCGCTCAACAATTCAGCTATCGATGCGCTTTGCGACGTAGGGAGCCTCCCGTGGTTTGATGCCAACGGACAAAAATGGGGCACCAACTACGGTATGAACTACTATGTCGTGGCAAAGTAA
- a CDS encoding phage holin family protein, producing the protein MKKQFIVFVLRWILNSFGLWVAVRIFGTGYSDAELTASVWVFLFAGLIFSVINAVLRPVIIILSLPAILVTLGLFTIIVNGFMVYVSLILAPGLHMTFWNSVLTGLVLSLVNYIVSSALELHYSRVQGR; encoded by the coding sequence ATGAAAAAACAATTTATTGTCTTTGTCCTCCGTTGGATATTGAACTCGTTTGGTTTGTGGGTGGCTGTTCGTATATTTGGAACAGGATATAGTGATGCCGAGCTTACAGCCAGTGTATGGGTATTTCTTTTTGCCGGACTTATCTTTTCGGTGATAAACGCAGTATTACGGCCGGTTATAATCATTTTGTCGCTTCCTGCGATTCTCGTGACACTTGGCCTGTTTACCATTATCGTGAACGGCTTCATGGTTTATGTGTCTCTTATCTTGGCTCCTGGGCTTCATATGACATTCTGGAATTCAGTACTTACCGGGCTCGTACTCAGTTTGGTAAACTATATAGTAAGCAGTGCGCTTGAACTTCACTATTCTCGGGTACAGGGGAGATAA
- the secG gene encoding preprotein translocase subunit SecG produces MNIDSILQIITVASALLMVVSVLLQQRGATLGAGFGSSGELYTTRRGLDKNLFEVTIIFAVIFVLSILTGLLLPAFR; encoded by the coding sequence ATGAATATTGATAGTATTTTGCAAATTATTACCGTCGCTTCCGCGCTTCTAATGGTTGTTTCCGTTTTGTTGCAGCAGCGCGGCGCAACGTTGGGAGCAGGGTTTGGCAGTTCCGGAGAACTTTACACGACTCGCCGTGGTCTCGACAAGAATCTGTTTGAAGTAACGATTATTTTTGCAGTTATTTTCGTCTTGTCTATTTTAACAGGCCTGCTGCTACCGGCATTTCGATAG
- a CDS encoding peptide ABC transporter substrate-binding protein, with protein sequence MGNDEDKKGWKQFQKLSFDSRRFSKRVKKAEGATMRHAKRFITTRLDNIRNVRRQVISWLLLIGVMLFAVGAQFMWFRDSYQTVAAAPGGTYAEGSLGPIETLNPLYASSSAEISASRLLFSSLYTYDSTGHLHGDLATSLQAEAGGTAYIVKLRSDAKWQDGTALTAKDVAFTVNLIKNPETRSPLRINWRDINVTAKDDSTLEFKLPATYAAFPFALTFPILPQHILSDVAPAAIRENTFSRSPTGSGPFSFRLLQSAGDSHKVVHMVANDHYYDGAPLLSRFEVHAYGTQEAIVGALRSGEVGAATDITGVDTSQIDTQNYDIINKPINSGVYALLNTASPLLKDKELRKALQIGTDTKAVRESLGVKVPALDLPFVNGQVTGIDVQAPSYDPTKAAAMLDASGWVVKDGIRQKGEQKLALNVITTKNRQYEKALETLAGQWRKLNIGVSTKVVDPNDPSINFVQGILQTRDYDVLLYELFIGADPDVYAYWHSSQTVANGYNFANYTNRAADDALASARSRLEPTLRAVKYVVFAHQWIDDAPAIGLYQATSEYAFNKHTHSLDTNTQLVSSYDRYADVLDWSVNQRSVYKTP encoded by the coding sequence GTGGGCAACGACGAAGATAAAAAAGGATGGAAGCAATTTCAAAAGCTTTCATTTGATAGCCGTCGTTTTTCAAAACGAGTTAAAAAGGCCGAAGGTGCGACGATGCGTCATGCCAAGCGGTTTATTACAACCCGTCTGGATAATATCCGTAATGTCCGTCGCCAGGTTATCAGCTGGCTTTTATTGATTGGGGTTATGTTGTTTGCAGTTGGCGCCCAATTTATGTGGTTTAGAGATAGCTATCAAACCGTGGCAGCGGCTCCGGGCGGAACATACGCTGAGGGGTCACTAGGGCCTATCGAAACGCTCAATCCGTTGTATGCATCGTCGAGTGCCGAAATTTCCGCAAGCCGGCTTTTGTTTTCTTCCCTTTATACCTATGATTCAACGGGACATCTTCATGGTGATCTTGCTACGTCGCTTCAGGCGGAAGCAGGTGGTACGGCGTACATAGTAAAACTACGCTCCGACGCGAAATGGCAAGATGGTACCGCACTTACGGCTAAAGATGTTGCGTTTACGGTAAATCTTATTAAAAATCCCGAAACTCGATCACCACTCCGCATTAACTGGCGAGATATCAACGTCACAGCAAAGGATGATTCTACGCTTGAATTTAAACTGCCCGCAACCTATGCAGCTTTTCCGTTTGCACTGACATTTCCCATCTTGCCTCAGCACATTTTAAGCGATGTGGCGCCTGCGGCAATTCGTGAAAATACGTTCAGTCGCTCCCCTACGGGTAGTGGTCCTTTTTCGTTCCGCTTACTTCAGTCTGCGGGAGACTCACACAAAGTAGTACACATGGTAGCGAACGATCACTACTACGATGGTGCACCGCTATTAAGCCGCTTTGAGGTGCATGCGTACGGTACGCAAGAGGCGATCGTAGGTGCTCTAAGAAGTGGTGAGGTCGGTGCGGCGACGGATATTACTGGTGTTGATACGTCCCAGATTGATACGCAAAATTACGACATTATAAATAAGCCGATCAATAGCGGTGTGTATGCGCTGCTTAATACCGCAAGTCCACTCCTAAAAGATAAAGAACTCCGAAAAGCACTCCAGATAGGAACCGATACCAAAGCAGTGCGAGAAAGCCTTGGCGTGAAAGTACCCGCGCTCGATCTGCCGTTTGTGAATGGGCAAGTAACCGGCATTGATGTGCAAGCTCCCTCATATGATCCGACTAAAGCGGCGGCTATGCTTGATGCCAGCGGGTGGGTCGTAAAGGATGGTATTCGCCAAAAGGGAGAGCAGAAACTTGCCCTTAATGTAATTACGACAAAAAACCGACAATATGAAAAGGCCCTGGAAACGTTGGCGGGACAATGGCGCAAGCTAAATATAGGGGTGAGTACAAAAGTTGTCGACCCTAATGACCCTTCTATAAACTTCGTACAGGGGATTTTGCAAACCCGCGATTATGATGTACTCCTCTATGAATTGTTTATTGGTGCAGATCCAGATGTGTACGCATACTGGCACTCTTCGCAAACGGTCGCAAACGGCTATAATTTTGCGAACTATACCAACAGGGCGGCAGATGACGCTTTGGCGAGCGCTCGCTCACGATTGGAGCCAACACTTCGTGCGGTGAAGTATGTCGTATTTGCACACCAGTGGATTGATGATGCCCCTGCCATTGGACTTTACCAGGCGACTTCCGAGTATGCTTTCAATAAACATACTCATTCGCTAGATACGAATACCCAGCTCGTTTCTTCATATGATCGCTATGCGGACGTGCTCGACTGGAGTGTTAATCAGCGATCTGTTTACAAAACACCGTAG
- a CDS encoding HAD family hydrolase: MFSEVEAVIFDQGGVLSRGGEKGANENAAARAMGLGGTIDVPDLIEDLKRGRIDNTQYVEGVNLRYPNAPVRLTDAMWDDVYASLKPEPLAYDLVRRCRESGRRVGLLSNINPAMAKRLRSDGSYQMFDPLVLSCYVGYAKPDPEIYAAVEAGLPGIERGKILLLDDQEKCVAGARSRGWQALKVTSPERMVDEVNTLLGLR; encoded by the coding sequence ATGTTTAGTGAAGTTGAGGCAGTTATTTTCGACCAGGGCGGGGTCTTGTCTCGGGGAGGTGAGAAGGGAGCGAACGAGAATGCTGCTGCGCGGGCCATGGGTCTGGGCGGTACTATCGATGTTCCTGATCTCATCGAGGATCTGAAGCGAGGCAGGATCGACAACACTCAATATGTGGAAGGAGTTAATCTTCGCTATCCCAACGCGCCGGTCAGGCTCACGGATGCGATGTGGGACGATGTTTACGCATCGCTGAAGCCAGAGCCGCTGGCATACGACCTCGTTCGCCGGTGCCGGGAATCCGGGCGACGAGTGGGCTTACTTTCGAACATCAATCCGGCCATGGCCAAGCGTTTGCGGTCGGACGGTTCATACCAGATGTTCGACCCGCTCGTGCTCTCCTGCTATGTCGGCTATGCCAAGCCGGATCCGGAGATCTACGCCGCCGTCGAAGCCGGCCTGCCGGGTATCGAGCGTGGGAAGATTCTTCTGCTCGATGATCAGGAAAAGTGTGTCGCCGGCGCGCGTAGCCGTGGTTGGCAGGCGCTGAAAGTGACGAGTCCGGAGCGAATGGTCGATGAAGTGAATACGCTTCTCGGCCTGCGTTAA